A window from Ignavibacteriota bacterium encodes these proteins:
- a CDS encoding cytochrome c family protein, which produces MRIAITAIAIVVALVFVAGTVAAENKNIGTKTCAMCHKAKDKGEAFPIWQKSAHAGAFKTLQTDAAKKVAKDKGLTVAPDQAPECLKCHVTGGAAADVKEGVTCESCHGAASGYKTLHTKAENKAKAVEAGLITGDAAMKTCVTCHNSESPTFKGFKPAEMWAKIVHKTPKK; this is translated from the coding sequence ATGAGGATCGCCATCACCGCCATCGCAATCGTCGTCGCGCTCGTGTTCGTTGCAGGCACGGTTGCCGCGGAGAACAAGAATATCGGTACCAAGACCTGCGCCATGTGCCACAAGGCAAAGGACAAGGGCGAAGCATTCCCGATCTGGCAGAAGAGCGCCCATGCGGGTGCGTTCAAGACCCTGCAGACCGATGCGGCGAAGAAGGTCGCGAAGGACAAGGGACTCACGGTTGCCCCGGATCAGGCTCCTGAGTGCCTGAAGTGCCATGTGACGGGCGGAGCTGCCGCGGATGTGAAGGAAGGCGTGACGTGCGAATCGTGTCACGGTGCAGCATCCGGGTACAAGACCCTTCACACGAAGGCGGAGAACAAGGCAAAGGCTGTGGAAGCAGGCCTGATCACGGGTGATGCAGCGATGAAGACGTGCGTGACCTGCCACAATAGCGAGAGCCCGACGTTCAAGGGTTTCAAGCCGGCCGAGATGTGGGCGAAGATCGTTCACAAGACCCCCAAGAAGTAA
- the ccsA gene encoding cytochrome c biogenesis protein CcsA: MTVLGQVALISAGVMSLGAAIGYARVSPDRPGSLTLPRMLMAVSTTFVVLASAILTALILSHDFSNGYVYGYSDRSLPLHFLLSTFYAGQEGSFLFWILCSSLIAVTLSSYSRKRETEAEVMSVFLLVQALLIILAIFKSPFYTIWSMHPELPIGQLPEDGHGLNPLLQNFWMAIHPPILFIGFALMGVPFSQAIGGLWKRRPLLLSEQGLSWTILAVSVLGLGIMLGAYWAYGVLGWGGYWGWDPVENSSLVPWLTATAMIHTLVAQRRTGKYLKTNLALAIASFLFVIYSTFLTRSGILGDASVHAFTDPGATVYWLLLSILVLVAGAGVFFVVWRLGDLKGEPGHPGWLTREAMLAAGAIALVLSAAVVLFGTSLPIFSTTRVEPAFYDSTNLPVAILMALLIGISLSTQWEEQSIGFTVRRMWLALLAAVLASAVCVGMGMDDVATGALVLTSFFALFVNIEHGAKIITGDPLFLGGKIAHIGLAVFFLGVVGSGTYSSKEQVVMPRGTPVQALGHTLTYTGFNVTPDQKYVLDVRAERAGTSFMLHPVMFDAGQQGIMRNPDIVSHLTSDFYLSPMSLEPPEEGAAPLEFDLQKGQMREVDGVAVTFAGFVMGGHMGEGMSQKEAEAGVGASLLIQKGDQTEAISPRLIPAAEGPHHPGVPSRLLGGDVQLLAMNISMGEGPSTITIGVARAGEHASKPEVLIGEASIKPFISLVWTGTVLMMIGFALAIVKRWRD; the protein is encoded by the coding sequence ATGACCGTTCTTGGACAAGTTGCACTGATCAGCGCCGGAGTGATGTCGCTGGGGGCCGCCATCGGGTACGCACGCGTCTCACCCGACCGTCCCGGTTCTCTCACCCTCCCCCGCATGTTGATGGCGGTCAGCACCACCTTCGTGGTCCTCGCATCAGCGATCCTCACAGCACTCATCCTCTCACACGATTTCTCCAATGGCTATGTGTACGGTTACAGCGACCGTTCTCTGCCATTGCATTTCCTTCTGTCCACATTCTACGCGGGGCAGGAAGGGAGTTTCCTCTTCTGGATCCTGTGCTCGTCATTGATCGCCGTGACGTTGTCGTCGTACAGCCGCAAGCGGGAGACGGAAGCCGAAGTGATGTCCGTCTTCCTGCTCGTGCAGGCTTTGCTCATCATCCTCGCGATCTTCAAATCGCCATTCTACACCATCTGGTCCATGCATCCGGAGCTTCCGATCGGACAGCTGCCGGAAGATGGCCACGGATTGAACCCGCTCCTGCAGAACTTCTGGATGGCCATTCATCCCCCGATCCTCTTCATCGGGTTTGCGCTCATGGGTGTGCCGTTCAGCCAGGCTATTGGCGGACTGTGGAAGCGCAGGCCGTTGTTGTTGAGTGAACAGGGGTTGAGTTGGACAATTCTTGCGGTGAGTGTGCTCGGCCTCGGGATCATGCTTGGTGCCTACTGGGCCTACGGCGTGCTCGGTTGGGGCGGGTACTGGGGATGGGATCCTGTCGAGAATTCTTCGCTCGTGCCGTGGCTCACCGCGACCGCGATGATCCACACGCTTGTTGCGCAGCGCCGCACCGGCAAGTATCTCAAGACCAATCTTGCCCTGGCGATCGCCTCGTTCCTTTTTGTCATCTACAGCACTTTCCTGACCCGCAGCGGCATCCTCGGCGATGCTTCGGTGCATGCGTTCACGGATCCCGGGGCGACCGTCTACTGGCTTCTCCTGTCCATTCTGGTCCTCGTTGCCGGTGCCGGCGTGTTCTTCGTCGTGTGGCGTCTGGGCGACCTGAAAGGCGAACCGGGGCATCCGGGGTGGCTTACGCGTGAAGCAATGCTGGCCGCCGGGGCTATCGCTCTGGTGCTCAGTGCGGCGGTCGTTCTGTTCGGGACAAGCCTGCCGATCTTCTCGACCACCCGTGTCGAGCCCGCGTTCTATGACAGCACGAACCTGCCGGTCGCGATCCTCATGGCACTGCTCATCGGTATCAGCCTTTCCACCCAGTGGGAAGAACAGAGCATCGGGTTCACGGTGCGCCGGATGTGGCTCGCGCTCCTGGCCGCGGTGCTCGCGTCGGCCGTTTGTGTGGGCATGGGGATGGATGATGTCGCTACCGGGGCCCTTGTCCTCACCTCCTTCTTCGCGCTGTTCGTGAACATCGAGCATGGAGCGAAGATCATCACCGGTGACCCGCTGTTCCTTGGCGGCAAGATCGCTCACATCGGGCTGGCGGTCTTCTTCCTCGGCGTCGTCGGCAGCGGCACGTACAGCTCGAAGGAACAGGTCGTCATGCCGCGCGGCACGCCCGTGCAAGCACTCGGCCACACGTTGACCTACACCGGTTTCAATGTGACACCGGACCAGAAATATGTTCTCGATGTCCGCGCGGAACGCGCCGGCACATCGTTCATGCTGCACCCCGTCATGTTCGATGCCGGCCAGCAGGGCATCATGCGCAATCCGGATATCGTCTCTCACCTGACGTCGGATTTCTATCTTTCGCCGATGAGCCTTGAGCCGCCCGAGGAAGGTGCTGCGCCGCTCGAGTTCGATCTTCAGAAGGGACAGATGCGTGAGGTGGATGGTGTTGCGGTGACCTTTGCCGGTTTCGTGATGGGCGGACATATGGGCGAGGGGATGTCGCAGAAGGAGGCGGAAGCCGGTGTGGGAGCCAGCCTGCTCATTCAGAAGGGCGACCAGACGGAGGCGATCAGTCCGCGGTTGATCCCGGCAGCAGAGGGGCCGCACCATCCCGGGGTCCCGTCCAGATTGCTGGGAGGCGATGTGCAGCTTCTGGCGATGAATATCAGCATGGGCGAAGGCCCATCCACGATCACGATCGGTGTCGCCCGTGCCGGAGAGCACGCGTCGAAGCCCGAAGTGCTGATCGGTGAAGCGAGCATCAAGCCGTTCATCAGCCTTGTGTGGACGGGGACCGTCCTGATGATGATCGGATTTGCATTGGCCATAGTGAAACGATGGAGGGACTAG
- a CDS encoding universal stress protein, translating to MIFLKKILVTTDLSPFSLAALEYAASFGMLYTSKIYLLHVHEGKEGHHGKDTGGGQNDDDTRAALDEFVRMNVPAQIRLFAVVRKGNPVEEIKRFAQEEGIDLIVMASHGRTGLRHMVMGSVAERVVRLCSVPVLTVKPHPFREIMIQNEDVERDLHLR from the coding sequence ATGATCTTCCTGAAGAAGATCCTGGTCACAACCGATCTTTCCCCATTCTCTCTTGCGGCGTTGGAGTACGCGGCATCTTTCGGGATGCTGTACACTTCAAAGATCTATCTGCTGCATGTGCATGAGGGGAAGGAAGGTCACCACGGGAAGGACACCGGTGGGGGTCAGAATGATGATGACACCCGCGCGGCTCTGGACGAGTTCGTCCGGATGAACGTTCCAGCGCAGATCCGGCTTTTCGCGGTCGTGCGGAAGGGGAATCCGGTGGAAGAGATCAAACGCTTCGCTCAGGAGGAAGGCATCGACCTCATCGTGATGGCTTCTCATGGGCGGACCGGTTTACGGCATATGGTCATGGGCAGTGTTGCCGAGCGCGTTGTGCGGTTGTGCAGCGTTCCGGTGCTGACCGTGAAGCCGCATCCCTTCCGTGAGATCATGATCCAGAACGAAGATGTGGAGCGCGACCTTCACCTGCGGTAA
- a CDS encoding cytochrome b/b6 domain-containing protein: MDPQTSDRNERQYVRFSRLNRLLHASMIVSFISLALTGMTLKFSYTGWAAFLSRVFGGYQSAGFIHRLAAVVMIAVFITHIVDLFRRKKREYGSWKALLFGPDTMLMNKKDLHDIRDSFKWFLGMGPRPQYGRWTYWEKFDYFAVFWGMVVIGSTGLTLWFPELFTLVLPGWALNVATIIHSDEALLATGFIFTVHFFNTHLRPEKFPMDMVIFTGRMDVDELKEDKPGEYEKEVAAGTLESRLAEPYPPIVIRAIRVFAWIALGIGFSIVVWIIYAMVFAYR; encoded by the coding sequence ATGGACCCGCAAACGAGTGATCGGAACGAACGCCAGTATGTGCGGTTCTCGCGGTTGAACCGGCTGCTGCATGCCAGTATGATCGTGTCGTTCATCAGTCTTGCCCTGACCGGCATGACGTTGAAGTTCTCCTATACCGGATGGGCGGCATTCCTGTCGCGCGTGTTCGGCGGCTATCAGTCCGCCGGCTTCATCCACCGTCTGGCCGCGGTGGTCATGATCGCGGTCTTCATCACGCATATTGTGGATCTCTTCCGGCGGAAGAAGCGTGAGTACGGGAGCTGGAAAGCCCTCTTGTTCGGTCCGGACACGATGTTGATGAACAAGAAAGATCTGCACGACATCCGCGACTCGTTCAAATGGTTCCTGGGTATGGGTCCCCGTCCGCAGTATGGCCGGTGGACGTACTGGGAGAAATTCGATTATTTCGCGGTCTTCTGGGGCATGGTGGTGATCGGGTCGACCGGATTGACGCTCTGGTTCCCGGAGCTGTTCACGCTGGTGCTTCCGGGGTGGGCGCTCAACGTTGCCACCATCATTCATAGTGATGAGGCGTTGCTTGCGACCGGGTTCATCTTTACCGTCCATTTCTTCAATACCCATCTCCGTCCGGAGAAATTCCCGATGGATATGGTGATCTTCACCGGTCGGATGGACGTGGACGAGTTGAAGGAAGACAAGCCCGGGGAGTATGAGAAGGAAGTGGCCGCGGGGACGTTGGAATCGCGATTGGCGGAGCCCTACCCGCCGATCGTCATCAGGGCGATCCGTGTCTTTGCCTGGATAGCGTTGGGGATCGGGTTCAGTATCGTGGTCTGGATCATCTATGCCATGGTCTTTGCGTACCGGTAA
- a CDS encoding NapC/NirT family cytochrome c → MTRRRLPDIFYNPISIGGAAIASVTLLTIVFLTAVELLQPNAPAYIGIISYIVLPLPLILGLLLIPLGAWRERRRLRRGQPASRLSFTVDLAVPRQRAALTLFSGVTFIVLLFTAYGSYRVFEWTESVPFCGETCHSVMEPEFTAYQNSPHARVKCVECHVGSGAGWYMRSKLSGAYQVYAVIANVYPTPIPTPIANLRPARETCEQCHWPSHFSAEKKYVNTYFKSDSANTRWTIGLLMKIGGGSDEHGPAGGIHWHISPTNEIQFATSDSQRQVIPYVRVKDLKTGSVTEYVVPEEASRMAEFREKLAAPMSCIDCHNRPSHIYRPPARIVDQSLARGRISLALPHIREKAIEALKQEYTSTEVAMDSIALQLKEFYATEYPSLGADQRASIDAAVQETQRQYKMNFFPKMRVRWSAYPNNIGHMTDLGCFRCHDGNHASADGRVISKDCNTCHTILYQGTDIVPQTLAVGGLPFQHPEDIGDGWNEMNCVECHSGR, encoded by the coding sequence ATGACCAGACGGCGTCTTCCCGACATCTTCTATAACCCGATCTCGATCGGTGGCGCAGCGATCGCCAGTGTGACATTGCTTACGATCGTTTTCCTCACCGCCGTGGAGCTGTTGCAGCCGAACGCCCCCGCGTACATTGGCATCATTTCGTACATCGTTCTCCCTCTGCCGCTCATCCTGGGGCTCCTTCTGATCCCCCTGGGTGCCTGGCGTGAGCGCCGGCGACTGAGAAGAGGGCAGCCGGCAAGCCGGCTCTCGTTCACCGTCGATCTTGCCGTCCCCCGTCAGCGTGCTGCGCTGACATTGTTCTCCGGTGTGACGTTCATCGTCCTGTTGTTCACTGCCTATGGCAGCTATCGTGTGTTCGAGTGGACGGAATCGGTGCCGTTCTGCGGCGAGACGTGTCACTCGGTGATGGAGCCGGAATTCACCGCCTATCAGAATTCACCCCACGCGCGCGTCAAGTGTGTGGAGTGCCATGTGGGTTCCGGAGCCGGCTGGTATATGCGGTCGAAACTTTCTGGTGCCTATCAAGTGTATGCGGTCATCGCGAACGTCTATCCGACGCCGATCCCGACCCCGATCGCGAACCTCCGCCCGGCCCGGGAGACGTGTGAGCAGTGCCACTGGCCGTCGCACTTCTCCGCGGAAAAGAAGTATGTGAACACGTATTTCAAGTCGGATTCCGCCAATACACGCTGGACCATCGGGTTGTTGATGAAGATCGGCGGCGGCAGCGACGAGCACGGTCCTGCCGGCGGCATTCACTGGCATATCAGTCCCACGAATGAGATCCAGTTCGCGACCTCCGACTCCCAGCGGCAGGTCATCCCGTATGTCCGCGTGAAGGATCTGAAGACCGGGAGCGTGACCGAGTATGTCGTTCCCGAAGAGGCCTCCCGGATGGCCGAGTTCCGCGAGAAGCTCGCTGCCCCGATGAGCTGCATCGATTGCCACAACCGGCCGTCGCATATCTATCGTCCGCCGGCACGGATCGTGGACCAGAGCCTTGCGCGCGGCCGGATCAGTCTGGCGCTTCCCCATATCCGCGAAAAGGCCATTGAGGCCTTGAAGCAGGAATACACCTCGACCGAGGTGGCGATGGACAGTATCGCGCTTCAGCTCAAGGAATTCTACGCGACAGAATACCCGTCGTTGGGTGCGGATCAGCGGGCGTCCATCGATGCGGCGGTGCAGGAGACCCAGCGGCAGTACAAAATGAATTTCTTTCCGAAGATGCGGGTGCGCTGGAGTGCGTATCCCAATAATATCGGTCACATGACCGACCTCGGCTGTTTCCGTTGCCACGATGGGAACCATGCAAGCGCCGACGGCCGCGTGATCTCCAAGGATTGCAATACCTGTCATACCATTCTGTACCAGGGAACGGATATTGTACCGCAGACGTTGGCGGTCGGCGGACTTCCGTTCCAGCACCCGGAAGATATCGGCGACGGGTGGAACGAAATGAACTGTGTGGAATGCCATTCCGGCCGGTAA
- a CDS encoding sigma-54-dependent Fis family transcriptional regulator: MAESILIVDDEEIIRESLSFVLAKEGYRVRDAANGRIALDMIRESSFDLVITDLEMPEMKGIELLEHITLLSPETFVVIITAYGSIDTAIAALRKGAVDYVLKPVEFDELLVKLNRLLQTRRVSMENKLLRGELHRQYTFDQIIGQSPAMQRVFETIKKVATTDGTVLINGKSGTGKELVARAIHFNSKRSTGPIISVNCGAIVENLFESELFGHKRGAFTGATMDKEGFFKAADGGTLFLDEVSEIPLHLQVKLLRAIELKEITAVGTSQSITVDVRIIASTNKNLTKEVEAGRYREDLFYRLNIVELTLPSLTERVDDIPLLVQHFVAKYAREMNKDVRGVDNEVMKCLVGHSWKGEIRELENIIERAVIFAEGSVISKKELPAFFDQRTDAVYSFDARRSMKEAVDDFERQYIAHVLRTNQYNKEVTAKALKISLSSLYRKIEELNIPSQG; the protein is encoded by the coding sequence ATGGCTGAATCCATCCTCATTGTCGATGACGAAGAGATCATCCGCGAATCATTGTCGTTCGTGCTGGCCAAGGAAGGGTATCGCGTGCGCGATGCCGCGAACGGCCGGATCGCGCTGGACATGATCCGTGAGTCCTCCTTCGATCTTGTCATCACCGACCTTGAGATGCCGGAGATGAAGGGCATCGAGCTGCTGGAGCACATCACGCTGCTCAGTCCGGAGACCTTCGTCGTGATCATCACGGCCTATGGCTCGATCGACACGGCCATCGCCGCGTTGCGCAAGGGGGCGGTGGACTACGTGCTGAAGCCCGTGGAGTTCGATGAGCTCCTGGTGAAGTTGAACAGGCTGCTGCAGACCCGGCGGGTGAGCATGGAGAACAAGCTCCTCCGCGGGGAATTGCACCGGCAATACACGTTCGATCAGATCATCGGACAGAGCCCTGCGATGCAGCGGGTGTTCGAGACGATCAAGAAGGTGGCGACGACCGACGGCACGGTGCTGATCAACGGGAAGAGCGGAACAGGCAAAGAGCTGGTGGCGCGTGCGATCCATTTCAACAGCAAGCGTTCTACGGGCCCGATCATTTCGGTGAATTGCGGTGCGATCGTGGAGAACCTGTTCGAGAGCGAGCTGTTCGGGCATAAGCGCGGAGCGTTCACCGGTGCCACCATGGACAAGGAGGGGTTCTTCAAGGCGGCGGATGGGGGGACGTTGTTCCTGGATGAAGTGAGTGAGATCCCGCTGCACCTTCAGGTGAAGCTCCTGCGCGCGATCGAATTGAAGGAGATCACCGCGGTCGGCACCTCGCAGAGCATCACGGTGGATGTGCGGATCATCGCATCGACCAACAAGAACCTGACGAAGGAAGTGGAGGCGGGGAGGTATCGTGAGGACCTGTTCTACCGCCTCAATATCGTGGAACTCACGCTGCCGTCGCTCACCGAGCGTGTGGACGACATTCCGCTCCTTGTGCAGCATTTCGTGGCCAAGTATGCCCGCGAGATGAACAAGGATGTCCGCGGCGTGGACAATGAAGTGATGAAGTGTCTCGTGGGGCATTCGTGGAAGGGGGAGATCCGTGAGCTGGAGAACATCATCGAGCGTGCGGTGATCTTCGCCGAGGGGAGCGTGATCTCGAAGAAGGAGTTGCCGGCGTTCTTTGACCAGCGCACCGATGCCGTGTACTCGTTTGATGCGCGGAGGTCGATGAAAGAGGCGGTGGATGATTTCGAGCGGCAGTACATCGCGCACGTGCTCCGGACGAACCAGTACAACAAGGAAGTGACCGCAAAGGCCCTCAAGATCAGTCTGTCGTCGTTGTACAGGAAGATCGAAGAATTGAATATCCCTTCGCAGGGTTAA
- a CDS encoding cytochrome c3 family protein produces MIRRYLIFFAVVVAALVTAVAYRPLERTEWPENNDSKHLKFSHKLHIEGASVACENCHPAANSTKTSDALRPTHDNCTSCHEEQLGGECGFCHVDPENIQAAPVVERELVFSHKAHLAMKNVECTTCHKGLDGVEFASAANMPSMETCATCHNERQATNQCEACHTNLHALVPPDHLEAGFKKSHRELTRLGALETNCSTCHTQSFCAECHDGAALMRFGKGAWMADPTPRVFPGNRSGTQTIQMVHDLNYRFTHGIDAKSKSSECYTCHSAQEFCSECHETGDNITAHGAKPAWHLGAGFTTLGVGSGGGRHAQLARRDIESCVACHDAQGGDPVCITCHVDADGIRGTDPRTHTAGYMKGEHGPWHENAGSTCFNCHTDLNARPDGTKGRNFCGYCHG; encoded by the coding sequence ATGATCCGCAGATATCTCATCTTCTTTGCCGTCGTCGTGGCGGCCCTGGTGACCGCAGTTGCCTATCGTCCGCTGGAGCGGACGGAATGGCCCGAGAACAATGACAGCAAGCATCTGAAATTCTCTCACAAGCTTCATATCGAGGGTGCATCGGTGGCATGCGAGAACTGCCATCCCGCCGCGAACAGCACCAAGACATCCGATGCGCTGCGTCCGACGCACGACAACTGCACCTCGTGTCATGAGGAACAGCTCGGCGGCGAGTGCGGGTTCTGCCACGTGGATCCGGAGAACATCCAGGCAGCACCGGTCGTGGAGCGTGAACTGGTGTTCTCGCACAAAGCCCATCTGGCCATGAAGAACGTCGAATGCACGACGTGTCACAAGGGGCTGGATGGCGTGGAGTTCGCTTCGGCGGCCAATATGCCGTCCATGGAGACCTGCGCAACGTGTCACAACGAACGTCAGGCAACGAACCAGTGCGAAGCATGCCACACGAATCTGCACGCGCTCGTTCCCCCCGACCATCTCGAAGCAGGCTTCAAGAAGAGCCATCGCGAGCTGACACGCCTTGGTGCTCTCGAAACGAATTGCTCCACATGCCACACGCAATCGTTCTGTGCGGAGTGCCATGACGGTGCGGCGCTGATGCGGTTCGGCAAGGGCGCATGGATGGCCGATCCCACGCCGCGGGTGTTCCCGGGCAACAGATCGGGGACCCAGACGATCCAGATGGTGCACGATCTGAACTATCGCTTCACGCACGGCATCGATGCGAAGAGCAAGAGCTCGGAATGCTATACCTGCCATTCTGCACAGGAGTTCTGTTCGGAATGCCACGAAACGGGCGATAACATCACGGCGCACGGCGCGAAGCCGGCCTGGCATCTGGGTGCCGGCTTTACGACGCTCGGTGTGGGTTCGGGTGGCGGGCGGCATGCTCAGCTTGCGCGCCGCGACATCGAGAGCTGTGTGGCCTGCCATGATGCGCAGGGAGGCGATCCGGTGTGCATCACATGCCATGTGGACGCCGACGGCATCCGCGGCACCGATCCACGTACGCACACCGCGGGATATATGAAGGGCGAACACGGCCCGTGGCATGAGAACGCGGGATCGACCTGCTTCAACTGTCATACTGATCTGAACGCCAGGCCGGACGGCACAAAGGGACGGAATTTCTGCGGGTACTGCCATGGCTAA
- a CDS encoding ferredoxin, producing MDTATTRRLPNNVSGKFYTTEECDGCAYCASIAPENFDFEKESNTYFVARQPRSSEEEEYMREAAEDCPVDAICIIDDQALRGVA from the coding sequence ATGGACACAGCGACGACGCGTCGGCTGCCGAACAATGTTTCGGGGAAATTCTACACGACGGAAGAGTGTGATGGGTGCGCGTACTGCGCTTCCATTGCTCCCGAGAACTTCGATTTCGAAAAAGAGAGCAACACCTATTTTGTGGCCCGCCAGCCCCGTTCCTCGGAAGAAGAGGAATATATGAGAGAGGCGGCGGAGGACTGCCCGGTGGACGCCATCTGCATCATTGACGATCAGGCATTGCGCGGGGTTGCCTGA
- a CDS encoding cytochrome c3 family protein, producing MRRFIVVLGVALMWAPALRAQSDADCLGCHADASLSMERKGKTVSLAVNGKAFAASAHAGIGCVSCHEGFDPTELPHARRIKPVNCFSCHESDAVKSYSHSIHGTPDKEGAHAARCVDCHTTHAIRPVSSLEPLQKKAFAESMCSRCHGQVSVRYVQSDHGIALANGVKGAPTCIDCHGEHGVHSSTDSTSVTSRLHQARMCESCHLDRAEVRSRVGPSAGFIRSYEESVHGQAIKHGNDAAAVCTDCHTAHDMKKGSNPGSTVAKRNIASTCAQCHGDKKEEYDVSIHGMALMNGVSASPTCTDCHGEHNILSPKDARSPVAAANVSSQVCSPCHASVRLTQKYGLAADRFRSFEDSFHGLANRAGDVEVANCASCHGVHDIKPSTDSTSRIAPVNLARTCGECHKGANANFTKGSVHVIATESTDSVLYVVANGYVSLIILIIGGMLVHNLLDFIKKSKRQLMYRRGDLPRKHAPHRLYVRMTLAERIQHASLLVSFITLVLTGFALRYPDAWWVLPFRNYIPWAFELRGILHRVAAVVMVCASLYHVYYLFFVPRGKELLRDLLPVRKDIDDAIAVMRYNLGFATEKPRFGRFSYIEKSEYWALIWGTFVMGVTGVILWADNVFLGILTKLWWDVARTVHYYEAWLATLSIIVWHFYFVIFNPDTYPINLAFWKGTLTEEEMEEEHPLELEKLRAEMDSSAAGSDHA from the coding sequence GTGAGACGTTTCATCGTCGTTCTTGGTGTGGCGCTGATGTGGGCTCCTGCTCTCAGGGCGCAGTCGGACGCGGATTGCCTCGGGTGTCATGCTGATGCTTCCTTGAGCATGGAGCGCAAAGGGAAGACGGTTTCCCTTGCGGTGAACGGGAAAGCCTTCGCGGCTTCGGCCCATGCCGGCATCGGATGTGTCTCCTGCCACGAGGGTTTCGATCCGACCGAACTCCCCCACGCCAGGCGTATCAAGCCCGTCAACTGCTTCTCCTGCCATGAAAGCGATGCCGTGAAGAGTTATTCGCACAGCATTCATGGCACGCCGGACAAAGAGGGGGCGCATGCCGCGCGGTGCGTGGACTGTCACACGACCCACGCGATCCGCCCGGTCTCCTCGCTCGAACCCCTCCAGAAAAAGGCCTTCGCGGAATCGATGTGCTCGCGCTGCCATGGACAGGTGAGCGTCCGCTACGTGCAGTCCGATCATGGCATTGCCCTCGCGAATGGTGTGAAGGGCGCTCCGACCTGCATCGATTGTCACGGCGAACACGGCGTCCACTCGTCCACGGATAGCACGTCCGTCACGAGCCGACTGCACCAGGCGCGCATGTGCGAGAGCTGCCATCTCGACAGAGCGGAGGTCCGTTCCCGTGTCGGCCCGTCGGCCGGATTCATCCGCAGCTACGAAGAGAGTGTGCACGGACAGGCGATCAAGCACGGCAATGATGCCGCTGCCGTCTGTACCGACTGTCACACGGCGCACGACATGAAGAAGGGGTCGAACCCCGGTTCCACCGTCGCGAAGAGGAACATCGCGTCGACCTGTGCGCAATGCCATGGCGACAAGAAGGAAGAGTACGACGTCAGCATCCATGGCATGGCGCTGATGAACGGCGTCTCGGCGTCGCCCACCTGCACCGACTGCCACGGCGAGCACAACATCCTTTCGCCGAAGGACGCACGGTCGCCGGTAGCAGCCGCGAATGTCTCGTCGCAGGTCTGTTCACCCTGTCATGCCTCTGTCCGTTTGACCCAGAAGTACGGGCTTGCCGCGGACAGGTTCCGGAGCTTTGAAGACAGCTTCCATGGGCTCGCCAACAGGGCCGGCGATGTGGAGGTGGCGAACTGTGCGAGCTGCCATGGCGTGCACGACATCAAGCCGTCCACCGATTCCACCTCGCGTATCGCGCCGGTGAACCTGGCCCGCACCTGCGGCGAATGTCACAAAGGGGCCAACGCGAATTTCACCAAGGGTTCTGTCCACGTCATCGCGACCGAGAGCACGGACAGCGTGCTGTACGTTGTGGCGAACGGTTATGTGAGCCTGATCATCCTGATCATCGGCGGTATGCTCGTGCACAACCTGCTGGACTTCATCAAGAAATCGAAGCGCCAGCTCATGTACCGTCGTGGCGACCTGCCGCGCAAGCATGCGCCGCACCGGCTGTATGTGCGCATGACGTTGGCCGAACGCATCCAGCACGCGTCGCTGCTCGTGAGTTTCATCACGCTGGTCCTGACCGGCTTTGCGTTGCGGTATCCCGATGCGTGGTGGGTGCTGCCATTCCGGAATTACATCCCGTGGGCCTTTGAGCTGCGCGGGATCCTGCACCGTGTCGCTGCGGTCGTGATGGTATGCGCGAGCCTCTATCATGTCTACTACCTGTTCTTCGTCCCCCGCGGCAAGGAACTGCTGCGCGACCTTCTCCCGGTGCGCAAGGACATCGATGATGCGATCGCCGTGATGCGTTACAATCTGGGCTTTGCCACGGAGAAGCCGCGCTTCGGCCGGTTCAGCTACATCGAGAAGAGCGAGTACTGGGCATTGATCTGGGGCACGTTCGTCATGGGTGTTACGGGTGTGATCCTGTGGGCCGACAACGTGTTCCTCGGCATTCTGACGAAGTTGTGGTGGGATGTCGCGCGCACCGTGCACTATTATGAGGCGTGGCTGGCCACGCTGTCCATCATTGTGTGGCACTTCTATTTCGTGATCTTTAATCCCGACACGTATCCGATCAATCTCGCATTCTGGAAGGGTACGCTGACCGAGGAGGAGATGGAAGAGGAGCATCCGTTGGAGCTCGAGAAGCTCCGGGCGGAGATGGATTCATCCGCAGCAGGATCGGACCATGCATAA